In Sebaldella termitidis ATCC 33386, one DNA window encodes the following:
- a CDS encoding LptF/LptG family permease, protein MNKLDRYILINYIKGFILGMLMFLLIFLLAESINVTGWIMEDKFTLKDSMVYIKYGLPEILVNTAPLGILLGSLLSISKMAQRLEITAVKTAGISFRRFVLFPILFSALVSVFTVYISINILPEANKMKREMKDRKLKEDDQTKKNEKKDVYIKLDKNRMLYASYVNKNKNLMEGIMIVDFHENLNGIKSIYVSPSATYNSQSKIWDFGSLKELDVEKNMENEILSSEFQLRATPNEILEDQVKAKELTLKELREKSVYYSRVGANTNDLFSELYNRLSFTFASFIMSFIGLSLGSKYVRGGAAINIGLSVLIGYSYYGISTMLRSMGPVVSVFPLYITAWLTNIVFFALGVYLFRKAEY, encoded by the coding sequence GTGAATAAGTTAGACAGATATATTTTAATAAATTATATAAAAGGTTTTATACTTGGAATGCTGATGTTTCTGCTGATTTTCCTTTTAGCAGAAAGTATTAATGTGACAGGCTGGATAATGGAGGATAAGTTTACTCTAAAGGACAGTATGGTTTACATAAAATACGGGCTGCCGGAAATTCTTGTGAATACGGCACCGCTGGGAATACTTCTTGGAAGTCTTCTGTCAATAAGCAAAATGGCACAGCGTTTGGAAATAACAGCAGTAAAAACTGCGGGAATCAGCTTTCGGAGATTTGTACTGTTTCCGATATTATTCTCAGCTCTGGTATCAGTTTTTACAGTATATATAAGTATAAATATACTTCCTGAGGCAAATAAGATGAAACGGGAAATGAAAGACCGCAAGCTGAAAGAAGATGACCAGACTAAAAAAAATGAGAAAAAAGATGTATATATAAAGCTAGATAAAAATAGAATGCTTTATGCCAGTTATGTAAATAAAAATAAAAATTTAATGGAAGGAATTATGATTGTAGATTTCCATGAAAATTTAAACGGCATAAAGAGTATATATGTATCACCAAGCGCAACATATAATAGTCAGTCAAAAATATGGGATTTTGGCTCGCTAAAAGAACTGGATGTAGAAAAAAATATGGAAAATGAAATACTCAGCAGTGAATTTCAGCTGCGGGCAACGCCAAATGAGATATTAGAGGATCAGGTGAAGGCAAAAGAGCTTACATTAAAGGAATTAAGGGAAAAATCCGTTTATTACAGCAGAGTGGGAGCTAATACAAATGATTTATTTTCAGAATTATATAACAGATTATCATTTACTTTTGCTTCATTCATAATGAGTTTTATAGGGTTATCTCTGGGAAGTAAGTATGTCAGAGGTGGAGCGGCAATAAACATAGGACTTTCTGTGTTAATAGGATACAGTTATTATGGAATATCAACAATGCTTAGATCAATGGGACCTGTAGTATCTGTGTTTCCATTATATATAACGGCATGGCTGACAAATATAGTATTTTTTGCATTGGGAGTATATTTGTTCAGAAAAGCTGAATATTAA
- a CDS encoding LptF/LptG family permease, with translation MKIIDKYIYKALILPSVFGISIFTFILIINVFIDIMEKLFTNDLPFLLVIDYFIYLVPGVLTQTIPMGAFLGVMLTYGNFSETNEIIAIESAGTSLFRITRPAIIFGILLTVLGLFMEIEVNPRALNNINIEKRNLFSSKPSSLTEAKVFLSNSDAGFGFYVDEVDNSKAEASKFVLFQRTKEGEYPTVFFAEKAKFEAGYMLLKNVEGFNFDKTGDRKVVARYEEQYLPMSTFFKQEDIEKKSRSEMNLRELREAYKQSIAEGESYEDSVKYMIKYNERIIGPFASVLLCWLGVLLAVSNKRSGKGISFGISLIVIFAYIGLASYAKIVVQKNHIDPNIAMWMPNFILLVLCLVLSIKKSRSR, from the coding sequence ATGAAAATAATAGATAAATATATATACAAAGCACTTATATTACCTTCAGTATTTGGAATAAGTATTTTTACCTTCATACTGATAATTAATGTTTTTATTGACATAATGGAAAAATTATTTACTAATGACCTTCCGTTTTTGTTAGTAATAGATTATTTTATATATTTGGTTCCGGGAGTACTTACACAGACTATTCCGATGGGTGCCTTTCTTGGAGTAATGCTGACTTACGGGAATTTTTCCGAAACAAATGAGATTATAGCAATAGAAAGTGCCGGGACAAGTTTATTCAGGATAACAAGGCCTGCAATTATATTTGGGATACTGCTTACAGTACTGGGGCTGTTTATGGAAATAGAAGTAAATCCCAGAGCGCTTAACAATATTAATATAGAGAAAAGAAATTTATTTTCTTCCAAACCCAGTTCACTTACAGAAGCAAAAGTATTTCTTTCAAATTCTGATGCGGGATTTGGTTTTTATGTTGATGAAGTGGATAACAGCAAAGCAGAAGCAAGTAAATTTGTATTATTTCAGAGAACTAAAGAAGGGGAATATCCCACTGTATTTTTTGCCGAAAAAGCAAAATTCGAAGCCGGGTATATGCTGCTGAAAAATGTGGAAGGATTTAATTTTGATAAAACCGGAGATAGAAAAGTAGTCGCCAGGTATGAGGAACAGTATCTTCCAATGAGTACATTTTTCAAGCAGGAGGATATAGAAAAAAAATCAAGAAGCGAAATGAATCTGCGGGAATTAAGAGAAGCATATAAACAATCTATAGCTGAAGGTGAGTCTTATGAAGATTCTGTAAAATATATGATAAAATATAACGAAAGAATAATAGGGCCTTTTGCGAGTGTTTTATTATGCTGGCTGGGTGTACTTTTGGCAGTATCAAATAAAAGATCGGGAAAAGGTATTAGTTTTGGAATAAGTCTTATAGTAATATTTGCTTATATAGGTCTGGCGAGCTATGCAAAAATTGTTGTCCAGAAAAATCATATAGATCCTAATATAGCAATGTGGATGCCAAATTTTATTTTATTGGTTTTATGTTTGGTATTATCTATTAAAAAGTCAAGGAGCCGATAG
- a CDS encoding CvpA family protein, with protein sequence MIIDVAFLIILTLFFLLGYKKGFIFEFFGIFITLLSFYLSNMLYPFVSAFFTEDKGTYLDNAKIFAGITVAIFVILFIVLNLFKRFLKLIKLKRLDNILGGFLGLVKGSFLVFIVFIILLLVSKTDQKLRTTMKESISVNIISTYLYSYSDLFPEFIKDTLTEYKQNNDEKKFRNDILKELENNDEKPKVENENNR encoded by the coding sequence ATGATAATAGATGTAGCTTTTTTAATTATATTGACACTTTTTTTTCTTTTAGGTTATAAAAAAGGTTTTATTTTTGAATTTTTTGGAATATTTATAACATTACTGTCATTTTATCTTTCAAATATGCTGTATCCTTTCGTTTCGGCCTTTTTTACCGAGGATAAGGGGACATATTTAGATAATGCCAAAATTTTTGCAGGGATAACCGTTGCAATTTTTGTAATATTATTTATTGTGCTGAATTTATTCAAAAGATTTTTGAAATTAATAAAATTAAAAAGATTGGACAATATACTGGGAGGCTTTTTGGGGTTAGTAAAAGGGAGCTTTTTGGTATTTATAGTTTTTATAATACTTTTATTGGTTTCAAAAACTGATCAAAAACTAAGGACAACAATGAAAGAAAGTATTTCAGTTAATATAATATCAACTTATTTATATAGTTATTCGGATTTATTTCCTGAGTTTATAAAAGATACACTGACAGAGTATAAACAGAATAACGATGAAAAAAAGTTTAGAAATGATATACTGAAAGAACTGGAAAATAACGACGAGAAACCGAAGGTGGAAAATGAAAATAATAGATAA
- the alr gene encoding alanine racemase produces the protein MRSWAEINLDNLRHNINILKTIAGDSMLLPAIKADAYGHGIAEVFNVLISEGIKWVGVATFNEAEKLRKLDKATNILVFGPVETEDMRKAIDMNIAFPLTSMDEIDFLNENNLAPRVHLAVDTGMGRIGFSRNSLDEVKRKTEENSKINVEGIFSHLSSADTSPEYTKRQLEDFKKIVEKFPKIKYRHILNSFGSMQFSESKYDIIRPGIILYGGIKKENAFSYDFKPVMALKSRVSFIKKLENNSFISYNRKYEGRAGEKIATVSIGYADGIRRDLTGKGEVVINNRRCRIAGTICMDQLMVSIPEDLEVNVGDTVEFFGENIHIEEVAEKCGTISYEILCGIGQRVTRIYVGEK, from the coding sequence ATGAGAAGCTGGGCTGAAATCAATTTAGATAATTTGAGACATAATATAAATATTCTGAAAACAATAGCAGGAGACAGCATGCTGCTTCCGGCAATAAAGGCTGATGCTTACGGGCACGGGATAGCGGAAGTATTTAATGTACTTATTTCAGAAGGTATAAAATGGGTAGGAGTGGCAACATTTAATGAGGCCGAAAAACTTCGAAAACTTGATAAGGCAACGAATATATTGGTATTCGGTCCGGTTGAAACTGAAGATATGAGAAAAGCTATAGATATGAATATAGCTTTTCCGTTAACTTCTATGGATGAAATAGATTTTCTGAATGAAAATAATCTGGCTCCGAGAGTTCATCTGGCAGTAGATACCGGAATGGGCAGAATAGGATTTAGCCGGAATTCTCTGGATGAAGTAAAAAGAAAAACTGAAGAAAACAGTAAAATAAATGTAGAAGGAATATTTTCACATTTGTCTTCAGCTGATACAAGCCCTGAATATACAAAAAGACAGCTTGAAGATTTCAAAAAAATAGTAGAAAAATTTCCCAAAATAAAATACAGACATATACTAAACAGTTTCGGATCAATGCAGTTTTCAGAGTCAAAATATGATATAATAAGACCCGGTATTATTTTATACGGCGGAATAAAAAAAGAAAACGCATTTTCTTATGATTTTAAACCTGTTATGGCTCTTAAATCCAGAGTCAGTTTTATAAAAAAGTTAGAAAATAATTCATTTATAAGCTATAATAGAAAATATGAAGGCAGGGCAGGGGAAAAAATAGCAACTGTTTCCATAGGATATGCTGACGGGATAAGACGTGATCTTACTGGAAAAGGTGAAGTTGTCATAAATAACAGAAGATGCAGAATAGCAGGAACAATATGCATGGATCAACTCATGGTAAGTATACCGGAAGACTTGGAAGTAAACGTCGGCGACACTGTAGAATTTTTTGGAGAAAATATTCATATAGAAGAAGTAGCGGAAAAATGCGGAACTATTTCATACGAAATTTTGTGCGGAATAGGTCAGAGAGTAACCAGAATTTATGTAGGAGAGAAATAA
- the secF gene encoding protein translocase subunit SecF: MDLKLMKTRNVYFIFSTFMILFSLFSIFTKGFNLGIDFTGGNIYQMKFEKPVSKEAMDKTLKEMASKYPSLKSNKVQYSEGNTVLLRTQIADEKEKSAILEELKAEQGNYELIKADAVGAVVGNELAKNALWALALGSILILIYITIRFEWIYALSSVLALLHDVLVTIGFISFFQFEVDTPFIAAILTILGYSMNDTIVIFDRIRENDHKYGGKKPFADVIDESVNKVFIRSVYTSLTTLLALAALLIFGGSTLRTFNITLLVGIVYGTYSSIWLASPLVYLLRRFKKPPKQEKNGKKDRSMEKVVV; this comes from the coding sequence ATGGATTTGAAATTAATGAAAACAAGAAATGTATACTTTATATTTTCTACATTTATGATATTATTTTCTCTTTTCTCAATATTTACAAAAGGATTTAATCTGGGAATAGATTTTACCGGCGGTAATATTTATCAGATGAAGTTTGAAAAGCCGGTAAGCAAGGAAGCAATGGATAAAACCTTAAAAGAAATGGCATCAAAATATCCTTCGCTAAAATCTAATAAGGTACAGTATTCAGAAGGAAATACAGTTTTACTTAGAACACAGATAGCAGATGAAAAAGAAAAATCAGCGATTCTGGAAGAATTAAAAGCAGAACAGGGAAATTATGAATTAATAAAAGCTGATGCAGTAGGAGCTGTAGTAGGGAATGAGCTTGCTAAAAATGCATTATGGGCGTTAGCTCTGGGGTCGATACTGATACTGATATATATAACAATAAGATTTGAGTGGATATATGCATTAAGCAGTGTTCTTGCCCTTTTACATGATGTATTGGTAACCATAGGGTTCATATCATTCTTCCAGTTTGAGGTAGATACTCCGTTTATAGCTGCAATATTAACAATACTGGGGTATTCGATGAATGACACAATAGTAATATTTGACAGGATAAGGGAAAATGACCATAAATACGGCGGGAAGAAGCCGTTTGCAGATGTAATAGACGAGAGTGTAAATAAGGTATTTATAAGGTCTGTCTATACTTCACTGACAACACTTCTTGCCTTAGCTGCTCTGCTTATATTCGGGGGAAGCACACTAAGAACATTTAATATTACATTACTGGTCGGGATAGTATATGGTACTTATTCGTCAATATGGCTGGCAAGTCCTCTTGTTTATCTGTTGAGAAGATTTAAAAAGCCGCCGAAACAAGAAAAAAACGGAAAAAAAGACAGAAGTATGGAAAAAGTCGTAGTATAG
- the secD gene encoding protein translocase subunit SecD produces MEIKTSRIVILILVVVIPAILIFRNPINLGLDLRGGTSVVLEAQEEDGKKLQPDTMDKVREIVQRRVDGLGVSEPVIQKSGENRLIVELAGVKDAQEAIDLIGTTAKLEFKIKTGDNSYGPTVLDGSAIKNAYVQQDQFGKPMIGFELNDEGAVKFAEITRTNMGKQLAIMLDGKEQSAPVIQSEIPGGKGSISGSFTYESAQNLANLLKAGALPVNIQIMETRSVDASLGAESIKATKMAAMIALVLVSLFMLAVYRVAGFVADLALCVFGILTAGLMCAIGTTLTLPGIAGFILSLGMAVDANVIIFERIKDEIMEGKRFQDCIDDGFNRAFPAILDGNITTLLITMVLFFFGTGPVRGFAVILTIGVLVSMFTAIFITKIIVKIFVNIFHLNGEKLFGLKGVE; encoded by the coding sequence ATGGAAATTAAGACAAGTAGGATAGTAATACTTATACTGGTTGTGGTAATACCGGCAATACTGATTTTTAGAAATCCTATTAATCTGGGACTGGACTTAAGAGGCGGGACATCAGTAGTACTGGAAGCTCAAGAAGAAGACGGTAAAAAGTTACAGCCTGATACTATGGATAAAGTAAGAGAAATAGTGCAAAGAAGGGTCGACGGTCTGGGAGTGTCGGAACCGGTTATCCAAAAAAGCGGGGAGAACAGACTTATTGTAGAGCTGGCAGGGGTTAAAGATGCTCAGGAAGCAATAGATCTGATAGGAACTACTGCAAAACTTGAATTTAAAATAAAAACAGGGGATAATTCATACGGACCAACAGTTTTAGACGGTTCGGCAATAAAAAATGCTTATGTACAACAGGATCAGTTCGGTAAGCCTATGATAGGATTTGAACTGAATGATGAGGGAGCAGTTAAATTTGCTGAAATAACTAGGACAAACATGGGAAAACAGCTGGCAATAATGCTTGACGGCAAAGAACAGTCAGCACCTGTTATCCAGTCGGAAATTCCCGGCGGAAAAGGATCAATAAGCGGAAGCTTTACATATGAAAGTGCACAGAATCTGGCAAATCTTCTAAAAGCCGGGGCACTTCCGGTAAATATCCAGATAATGGAAACTAGAAGTGTAGATGCATCATTAGGGGCAGAGTCTATAAAAGCAACTAAAATGGCTGCAATGATTGCTCTGGTTCTGGTTTCGTTATTTATGCTTGCAGTATACAGAGTAGCAGGATTTGTTGCAGATTTAGCGTTATGTGTATTTGGAATTTTGACAGCCGGTTTGATGTGTGCTATAGGAACAACGCTTACACTTCCGGGAATAGCCGGATTTATATTGTCTCTGGGAATGGCAGTGGATGCGAATGTAATTATCTTTGAACGTATAAAAGACGAGATAATGGAAGGCAAAAGATTTCAGGACTGTATAGATGACGGATTTAACAGAGCATTTCCGGCAATTTTGGACGGAAATATAACAACCCTGCTGATAACAATGGTTTTATTCTTCTTTGGTACAGGACCTGTAAGAGGATTTGCGGTTATTCTTACCATTGGGGTTCTCGTAAGTATGTTTACGGCAATATTTATTACAAAAATTATTGTAAAAATATTTGTTAATATATTCCATTTAAACGGGGAAAAATTATTTGGTCTGAAAGGAGTGGAATAA
- the ruvX gene encoding Holliday junction resolvase RuvX, which produces MKKYLGLDVGDVRIGVAKSDILGILATPLEVINRNDTDPVKRIKELLQQENTNGLVVGIPKSLDGTVKRQVEKVNEFIEELKKNIDNLEIITVDERYTTVEAEHYLRNYSKKNPRERRKVVDMVAASIILQKFLDMK; this is translated from the coding sequence ATGAAAAAATATCTCGGACTTGATGTGGGAGATGTAAGAATAGGAGTTGCAAAATCAGATATTCTGGGAATACTTGCAACTCCTTTGGAAGTAATAAACCGAAATGATACTGATCCTGTAAAAAGAATAAAAGAACTCCTCCAGCAGGAAAATACAAACGGTCTTGTAGTGGGAATTCCGAAAAGTCTTGACGGAACAGTAAAAAGACAGGTTGAAAAGGTAAACGAATTCATAGAGGAATTAAAAAAGAATATAGATAATCTGGAAATTATTACAGTGGATGAAAGATATACAACAGTGGAAGCAGAGCATTATCTAAGAAATTATTCGAAAAAAAATCCGAGGGAACGCAGAAAAGTAGTGGATATGGTGGCAGCATCCATTATTCTGCAGAAGTTTCTGGATATGAAGTAA
- the alaS gene encoding alanine--tRNA ligase, translating into MTGNEIRKSFIDFFKSKEHKYFESASLIPDDKTLLLTVAGMVPFKSFFLGEKEAPFKRITTYQKCIRTNDLENVGVTTRHQTFFEMLGNFSFGDYFKREAIFWSWEYITEILKLDSEKLWVSVFLDDDEAYDIWNKEVGVPEERIVRLGEDDNWWAAGPIGSCGPCSEIYIDLGEKLGCGNLDCKPGCDCDRYLEIWNLVFTEWNRLEDGSLIPLPEKNIDTGAGLERIAAVMQKKESNFDTDLFIPIINETEKILEVERNNKTDKALKIIADHVRAAAFLIGDGVLPSNEGRGYILRKLIRRAFGVASTIKERIFEKEDIFLYRLVPVVAEIMKEAYPEMESKIDYIEKVMKIEEEKFTVTLKNGVEILKEEVEKLKKDGKDKFPSEISFKLYDTYGFPFELTKEVLEYEEIEVSEDEFLEKLEEQKIRSKSSKETISDMIKDEFIDEFYEKHGKTKFIGYEEKEAKAKILHINKSHGSSNYEIIFDQTPFYAESGGQVADTGIINSQDLFEGKVVNVIKKKDVYIHEVELIKGIIPKIGDELTLKIDKFKRKDTQRNHTATHILHKALREVLGSHVEQSGSLVDSERLRFDFSHYEAVSPEQIEAIERIANQIVLENIELAVYNEDIETAKARGAMALFGDKYGDEVRVVEIPQFSIELCGGTHVKSTGEIGLINIESESGIASGVRRITATTGYKSLDFVNTLEESQKELAKSLKVEEKKIKEAVEKLKESYKDLEKDYNDLQMKFLKYEINDLMGHIIEINGTKVLIKGFENKDNEELKEIVDRVKDKLKSGVVLIGANNGNAMFLAGVSKDLTGKIKAGDIVKEVSKIANGNGGGRPDFAQAGGKAGEKVYEALEHGKRYLEEKL; encoded by the coding sequence ATGACGGGTAACGAAATCAGAAAGAGTTTTATAGATTTTTTTAAATCTAAAGAACATAAATATTTTGAAAGTGCATCTTTAATACCGGATGATAAAACACTCTTGCTTACAGTAGCAGGAATGGTTCCTTTTAAATCTTTTTTTCTCGGAGAAAAAGAAGCACCTTTTAAAAGAATAACAACATATCAAAAATGTATAAGAACAAATGATCTGGAAAATGTGGGTGTAACCACAAGACATCAGACTTTCTTTGAAATGCTGGGAAACTTTTCATTTGGAGATTATTTTAAGAGAGAGGCTATATTCTGGTCATGGGAATATATCACAGAAATTTTGAAGCTGGATTCTGAAAAATTATGGGTTTCTGTATTTTTGGATGATGATGAAGCCTATGATATATGGAATAAAGAAGTAGGGGTACCGGAAGAGAGAATAGTAAGACTGGGAGAAGATGATAACTGGTGGGCAGCAGGACCTATAGGTTCATGCGGGCCTTGCAGTGAAATATATATAGACCTTGGAGAAAAACTGGGCTGTGGTAATTTAGACTGTAAACCGGGATGTGACTGTGACAGATATCTGGAAATATGGAATCTGGTATTTACTGAGTGGAACAGACTGGAAGACGGGTCACTGATTCCGCTTCCGGAAAAAAATATTGACACAGGAGCAGGGCTGGAAAGAATAGCAGCAGTTATGCAGAAAAAAGAATCAAATTTTGATACAGACCTTTTTATTCCTATAATCAATGAAACAGAAAAAATACTTGAAGTAGAAAGAAATAACAAAACAGACAAGGCATTAAAAATAATAGCTGATCACGTAAGAGCGGCAGCATTTCTGATAGGAGACGGTGTTCTTCCGTCTAACGAGGGAAGAGGGTATATTCTCAGAAAGCTGATAAGAAGAGCTTTTGGTGTGGCTAGTACCATAAAAGAAAGAATTTTTGAAAAGGAAGATATATTTTTATACAGACTGGTTCCGGTAGTTGCGGAAATAATGAAAGAAGCTTATCCGGAAATGGAATCAAAAATTGATTATATAGAAAAAGTAATGAAAATAGAAGAAGAAAAATTCACTGTTACTTTGAAAAACGGTGTGGAAATTTTGAAAGAAGAAGTTGAGAAACTGAAAAAAGACGGAAAAGATAAATTTCCTTCGGAAATATCGTTTAAATTATATGATACCTATGGTTTTCCTTTTGAATTAACTAAGGAAGTACTGGAATATGAGGAAATAGAAGTCTCAGAAGATGAATTTCTTGAGAAGCTGGAGGAACAGAAGATAAGATCTAAAAGCTCGAAAGAAACAATATCAGATATGATAAAAGATGAATTCATAGACGAGTTTTATGAAAAGCATGGAAAAACAAAATTTATCGGATATGAAGAAAAAGAAGCAAAAGCAAAAATACTTCATATAAATAAAAGTCACGGTTCCAGCAACTATGAAATAATATTTGACCAGACACCTTTTTATGCAGAATCAGGAGGACAGGTAGCAGATACCGGTATTATAAACTCTCAGGATTTATTTGAAGGAAAGGTAGTAAATGTAATAAAGAAAAAAGATGTATATATACATGAGGTAGAGCTTATAAAAGGAATCATTCCGAAAATAGGCGACGAACTGACGCTAAAAATAGATAAATTCAAAAGAAAAGATACGCAAAGAAATCATACGGCGACACATATACTGCACAAGGCTCTGCGGGAAGTACTGGGATCACATGTAGAGCAATCCGGTTCACTTGTGGATTCTGAAAGACTAAGATTTGACTTTTCACATTATGAGGCAGTTTCGCCGGAACAGATAGAAGCTATAGAAAGAATTGCTAATCAGATAGTTCTGGAAAACATAGAATTAGCTGTCTATAACGAAGATATAGAAACAGCAAAAGCAAGAGGAGCAATGGCTCTTTTTGGGGATAAATACGGAGATGAGGTAAGAGTAGTGGAAATACCCCAGTTTTCTATTGAGTTATGCGGCGGAACACATGTAAAGTCTACAGGTGAGATTGGGCTTATAAACATAGAAAGTGAGTCCGGGATAGCTTCAGGTGTAAGAAGAATTACTGCAACTACCGGTTATAAAAGTCTTGATTTTGTGAACACACTGGAAGAGTCACAAAAAGAACTGGCAAAATCATTGAAAGTGGAAGAGAAAAAAATAAAGGAAGCGGTGGAAAAGCTGAAGGAGTCATACAAGGATCTGGAAAAAGACTATAATGATCTTCAGATGAAATTTCTAAAATATGAAATAAATGATTTAATGGGTCATATAATAGAAATAAACGGGACAAAAGTATTAATTAAGGGATTTGAAAATAAAGACAACGAGGAATTGAAAGAAATCGTGGACAGAGTGAAGGATAAACTAAAAAGCGGGGTTGTTCTTATTGGTGCAAATAATGGAAATGCCATGTTTCTTGCAGGGGTTTCCAAAGACCTTACCGGGAAAATCAAAGCCGGCGATATAGTAAAGGAAGTATCCAAAATAGCTAACGGAAACGGGGGAGGAAGACCTGATTTCGCACAGGCAGGAGGAAAAGCCGGTGAAAAAGTCTATGAAGCTCTTGAACACGGAAAAAGATACTTAGAGGAAAAATTATGA
- the lptB gene encoding LPS export ABC transporter ATP-binding protein — protein MAYRTISIEANNLKKIYKKREVVKDVDLVVKKGEVVGLLGPNGAGKTTTFYMITGIIRPNQGTVKYNDENITDYPMYKRARLGLGYLPQEASVFRNLTVEENILSVLEMRGVAKKERVKIKDGLIEEFKLSHVSKNLGYSLSGGERRRVEIARTISTDPDFILLDEPFAGVDPIAVEDIQNIIIHLKDRGLGILITDHNVRETLKITERAYIMAEGQILISGTSDEIANDEVAKRVYLGGNFKLD, from the coding sequence ATGGCGTATAGAACTATTAGTATCGAAGCTAATAATTTGAAAAAAATATACAAAAAAAGAGAAGTAGTAAAAGACGTAGATCTGGTCGTAAAAAAAGGTGAGGTTGTCGGGCTTCTCGGTCCGAATGGTGCGGGAAAGACAACAACTTTTTATATGATAACGGGAATAATAAGACCAAATCAGGGGACAGTGAAATATAATGATGAAAATATAACTGACTATCCTATGTACAAAAGGGCAAGACTCGGACTTGGTTATCTCCCTCAGGAGGCTTCGGTATTTAGAAATTTAACTGTGGAAGAAAATATATTATCCGTTTTGGAAATGCGCGGAGTTGCTAAAAAAGAACGTGTAAAGATAAAAGACGGACTTATAGAAGAGTTCAAGCTTTCACATGTATCAAAAAACCTTGGATATTCATTATCCGGCGGAGAAAGAAGAAGAGTAGAGATAGCAAGAACTATCTCCACAGATCCTGACTTTATACTTCTTGATGAACCCTTTGCCGGTGTCGATCCCATAGCGGTAGAAGATATACAAAATATAATTATACACCTAAAAGACAGGGGATTAGGAATACTAATAACAGATCATAATGTAAGGGAAACGCTGAAGATAACGGAAAGAGCCTATATAATGGCAGAAGGACAGATTTTGATAAGCGGAACAAGTGATGAAATAGCTAATGACGAAGTAGCCAAAAGAGTATATTTAGGCGGAAACTTCAAATTAGATTAG